The DNA window GCAAGAACATCGTGTTCGGGACGGGGAACCCTCGCGCGGAGCTGGTGTTCGTGGGCGAGGGGCCGGGAGAACAAGAGGATTTGCAGGGCGTGCCCTTCGTCGGCGCGGCGGGAGCGCTGCTGACGAAGATGATCGAAGCGATGGGCTTCGGTCGCGACGATGTCTACATCTGCAACGTGGTGAAGTGCCGGCCCCCGGGCAATCGCAATCCGGAACCGGATGAAATCGCCGCGTGTGAGCCGTTCCTCCGCGCGCAGTTGGCGGCCATTCAGCCTCGCGTCGTCGTGGCGCTCGGCAAGTTCGCGGCGCAGACGCTGCTGCGCGACTCGACGCCCATCACGCGCATGCGTGGCCAGTGGCGCGTCTACGAGGGCATCCAGCTCATGCCCACCTTCCACCCCGCGTACCTGCTCCGCAATCCCGCGGAGAAGCGCAATGCGTGGGCGGACCTGCAAGCCGTGATGAAGGTTTTCGGAAAGAACCCGGGCTCGCGTACGTAGCGGGGGCGTCGGGGGGGAGATTCGGATGAAGGGATTGCTGGAGACGCGCGAGGTGCATTCACCCTCGCTGGAGTCCAATCCGCTGGGCGACCCGGCGCGGCGCCGGCTCACCGTGTACCTGCCGCCGGGCTACGCAGAGGGAGACCGGCGCTATCCGGCCGTGTACTTCCTGCACGCCTTCGGCAACAGCGGAGGCTCGTGGACGAACGCGTCGGGCTTCGCGCCCACGGTGCCGGAGCGGCTGGACGCGCTCATCGAGTCCGGCGCGGTGCCTCCCGTGGTGGGTGTGTTCCCCGACGGGTGGACGTCGCTGGGGGGCAGCCAGTGGATCAACAGCGACGCCATCGGTCGCTACCGGGACTATCTGGCCAAGGACGTGGTGGGCTTCGTGGACCGCAACTTCCGCACGCTGCCCAAGGCGGCGTCGCGGGCCGTGCTGGGGCACAGCTCGGGCGGGTACGGCGCGCTGGTGATGGGGCGCTACCACCCGGAGATCTTCTCGCACCTGGGCGCGCACTCGGCGGACGCGTATTTCGAGTACTGCTACCTGCCGGACCTGCCGAAGGCCGTGGGGGCACTCTTGAAGTCCGGTGGCATCGAGTCCTGGCAGACCGAGTTCCGTCAGCGCGTGCGCGAGACGAAGATGCGCGGCGACGACTTTCCGGTGGTGAACACGCTGGCGATGGCGGCGGCGTACTCCCCCAAGAAGGGTGAGCCGCTGAACCTGGAGCTGCCCTTCGATGCGCAGACGGGCCGGGTGAAGCTGGACGTGTGGAACCGCTGGCTGGTGCATGACCCGGTGCGCTTCGTCCCGAAGTTCCTGGACTCCTACCGGAAGCTCAAGACGCTCTTCCTCGACTGTGGCACGCGCGACGAGTTCAACATCCGCTGGGGCACGCGCATGCTGGCGGAGGACCTGAAGAGCTCGGGTGTGGAGCTGGTGCACGAGGAGTTCGAGGACGGTCACTCGGGCGTGTCCTATCGCTTCGCCCGCTCGCTCTCGGTGCTCCTGCCGAAGCTCTCACTGGAGTAGCGGGCGAGGGGAGGCCGGGTGGGGTGGACCCCGGCCTCGGTGGGGCGCCAGCCGACGGAAGCGTGACGAGGTGCTGGCCATCCCCCCTGGGGAGCGGATAGAGGCATGGCACCCGCGCGCCACGATGAGCTGGTGGAGGGCGCGGAGGACCTTCAGGGAGATGAGACCATGAGCAACGACCTCTACGGGCTGTCCCGCGTCGTCGGCGAGAAGGGCGTGCTGCCGCAGCGCGCTCGGAAGCTGGACCCCTCGCTGCCGTGCCGCGACACGGAGATGCTCATCGATGTGGAGAGCCTCAACATCGACGCCGCTTCCTTCAAGCAGATCAAGGGAGAGGTGGGCGGCGACCCGGCGCGCATCGGCGAGCGCATCCAGGAGATTGTCCGCGAGCGGGGCAAGATGCAGAACCCCGTCACCGGCTCGGGAGGCATGCTGATTGGCCGGGTGAAGGAGATTGGCGCGAAGCACCCGGCACGCGAGCAGCTCCAGGTGGGCGACCGCATCGCCACGCTGGTGAGTCTGACGCTGACGCCCCTGGTGATTGAAGAGGTGAAGGCGGTCCACGTGGACATCGACCGCGTCGACATCCGTGGCCACGCGCTGCTCTTCTCCAGCGGCATCTACGCGAAGCTGCCGTCGGACATCCCGGACACGCTGGCGCTGGCGGCGCTGGACGTGTGTGGGGCGCCCGCGCTGGTCGCCCGGTACGTGAAGCCCGGGATGACGGTGGCGGTGCTGGGCGCGGGCAAGAGCGGGGCGCTGTGTCTGGCGCAGGCTCGGCGCAACCTGGAGAGCCGGGGCAAGCTCATCGCGCTGGACGTGTCGCAGTCCGCGCTGGATGTGCTGTCGTCCATGGGCCTGTGTGACGTGGCGCTGAAGGTGGATGCCACGCAGGGTGTGGACGTGATGGAGGCGGTGAGCCAGGCCACGCAGGGACAGCTCTGTGACCTGGTGGTGAACTGCGCCAGCGTGGGCAACACGGAGATGGCGACCATTCTCTCGGTGAAGGATGGAGGAACGGCCATCTTCTTCTCCATGGCGACCAGCTTCACCACGGCCGCGCTCGGCGCCGAGGGCGTGGGCAAGGACGTCACCATGCTGGTGGGCAATGGCTTCGTGCCCGGCCATGCGTCGCTGACGTTGGCGCTGCTGCGCACCGAGCCCGCGCTCCTCCAGCTCTTCGCCACGCGGTACGTCTAAGGCACGACCGGGCGGGGGCGCGAAGCCCTCGCCACGGAGTCGACCGCGAGCCCGGGGGCATGCCGCCACGGGCTCGAACGGGAAGGATGGCTATCGAGCCGCCGCGGAGGCCGCGCCCGTCGCCGCGGGGGCCACCGGGGCTTGAGGCGCATGCTGGGTTTGAGCCCAGTCCTGGGCGCTGCGGCCGCTGTCATCCCGCGCGTCGGGAGAGGCGCCCTTCTCGCGGAGCTGGTCCACGACCTCTTGTCTCCCGAAGAGGGACGCGAACATCAGGGCGGTCTGCCCCAGGCTGTTGGTCTGGTCCACCGCGCACGGTTGTTGATTGAGCAGCGCGACGATGTCGCCATGGCCCTTGAAGGCCGCGCCCATCAGCGCGGTGTTGCCCCGCTTGTCACCCGCGCAGGCATCCGCGCCCGCCGAGAGCAGCACGCGCACGGTGTCGAGGTGCCCGTGGTACGCCGCCAGGATGAGAGGGGAGAAGCCACGCGCATCGCGCGCCTCCACGGGCGTGCCGGCCTTGAGCAATCCCGAGACGACCTCCGAGTCACCCTCGCGAGCAGCGGCGAGCAGGTAGCGCTCCGCCTCGCTGGTGGCCAGCAGGCGGCCTTGAGGCGCGGGCTCCGCTCGCAGGGACCACCACGCGGCCGTCATCACCGCGCACACCAGCACCAGCAGACCCAAGGTACCCAGCATCAGCTTGCGAAACATGGTCGTCCTCCGGGACGAAGTCGACGAGAAGACCGGGGCGTGGGGAGCCACGGCGAGGGGGCACCCGTGGCCATCCAGCACCACGCCCCGGTCTCCTGTCAGGGGAGGGCTCCAGCGCACGAGGTGCCGGAGCCTGGATGAATCACCACCGACTCAGCGCGAGGCGAGCGGGGCCACGGCGGCGCGTGCGTCGTCGACCTTCACGCCCACCGCGTTGGCGAGCTTCGTGCCGTACTCCGCGTTGGCGACGTAGAAGTGACCGACCATGCGCGCCTTCACTCGGGCATCGCGGACCTGATTCAGGTCGGCCGCCAGGTTCTTCACCAGCCGCTCCCGCGCGGCCGGGTCCAGCGCCGCATAGAAGGCGCCCGCCTGCGAGAAGTTGTCCGTCTTCTCGATGGGCTGCTGCTGCGTGGTGCCGGCCAGCGGCGCGCGAGACAGCAGGTACGAAGGCGCGTCCTGAGACTCGCGAGCGACGCTGGGCTCGTAGTTCACGTCCGACTTCGTGTTGCCGGAGTTCATGCCGCCCGCCTGGTTGTTGTTGTTCACCGAGGCGCGAGCGCGGTTGACCGGCAGGGACTGGTAGTTGACGCCCACGCGATAGCGCTGCGTGTCCGCGTAGGAGAAGAGCCGGCCTTGCAGGAGACGGTCCTCGGAGGGCTCGATGCCGGGGGGCTGAACGCCGGGGGAGAACGCGGCCTGCTCGGTCTCCTCGAAGAAGTTGTCCGGCATCTTGTTGAGGATGAAGCGACCCAGCTTGACGGACGGAAGCTTGTCCTCGGGCCAGACCTTCGTCGGGTCCAGCGGGTTGAAGGAG is part of the Myxococcus landrumus genome and encodes:
- a CDS encoding ankyrin repeat domain-containing protein, with protein sequence MFRKLMLGTLGLLVLVCAVMTAAWWSLRAEPAPQGRLLATSEAERYLLAAAREGDSEVVSGLLKAGTPVEARDARGFSPLILAAYHGHLDTVRVLLSAGADACAGDKRGNTALMGAAFKGHGDIVALLNQQPCAVDQTNSLGQTALMFASLFGRQEVVDQLREKGASPDARDDSGRSAQDWAQTQHAPQAPVAPAATGAASAAAR
- a CDS encoding L-erythro-3,5-diaminohexanoate dehydrogenase; the protein is MSNDLYGLSRVVGEKGVLPQRARKLDPSLPCRDTEMLIDVESLNIDAASFKQIKGEVGGDPARIGERIQEIVRERGKMQNPVTGSGGMLIGRVKEIGAKHPAREQLQVGDRIATLVSLTLTPLVIEEVKAVHVDIDRVDIRGHALLFSSGIYAKLPSDIPDTLALAALDVCGAPALVARYVKPGMTVAVLGAGKSGALCLAQARRNLESRGKLIALDVSQSALDVLSSMGLCDVALKVDATQGVDVMEAVSQATQGQLCDLVVNCASVGNTEMATILSVKDGGTAIFFSMATSFTTAALGAEGVGKDVTMLVGNGFVPGHASLTLALLRTEPALLQLFATRYV
- a CDS encoding alpha/beta hydrolase, with translation MKGLLETREVHSPSLESNPLGDPARRRLTVYLPPGYAEGDRRYPAVYFLHAFGNSGGSWTNASGFAPTVPERLDALIESGAVPPVVGVFPDGWTSLGGSQWINSDAIGRYRDYLAKDVVGFVDRNFRTLPKAASRAVLGHSSGGYGALVMGRYHPEIFSHLGAHSADAYFEYCYLPDLPKAVGALLKSGGIESWQTEFRQRVRETKMRGDDFPVVNTLAMAAAYSPKKGEPLNLELPFDAQTGRVKLDVWNRWLVHDPVRFVPKFLDSYRKLKTLFLDCGTRDEFNIRWGTRMLAEDLKSSGVELVHEEFEDGHSGVSYRFARSLSVLLPKLSLE